In Vulgatibacter sp., a single genomic region encodes these proteins:
- a CDS encoding ABC transporter ATP-binding protein, producing the protein MKKILEVQDLQMHFPVHGGILGREVARVRAVDGVSFSVNEGETLGLVGESGCGKSTLGRTVLRLLEPTGGTVRFDGTDITHLKQAELRPLRRQMQMIFQDPYSSLNPRMRVGDIVGEAFSIHGLASGAEREKRVAEILQRCGLRPDVIDRYPHEFSGGQRQRIGIARALAVSPKLVVADEPISALDVSIQAQIVNLLLDLQAEFQLTYVFVSHDLKVVEFIADRVAVMYLGRIVEIAPAARIYSDPSHPYTQALLSAVPTVDPAKRRRRVILEGDVPSPMNPPSGCAFHPRCPEAGKRCTEETPQLVDRGDGHATACFLADPAGTGVKLRQVSAA; encoded by the coding sequence ATGAAGAAGATCCTCGAAGTCCAGGATCTGCAGATGCACTTCCCGGTTCACGGCGGGATCCTCGGCCGCGAGGTCGCCCGGGTGCGGGCGGTGGACGGCGTCTCCTTCTCGGTGAACGAGGGTGAGACCCTCGGCCTCGTCGGCGAGTCGGGCTGCGGCAAGAGCACCCTGGGCCGCACCGTGCTCCGGCTCCTCGAGCCCACCGGCGGCACGGTCCGGTTCGACGGGACCGACATCACGCACCTGAAGCAGGCGGAGCTGCGGCCCCTGCGGCGGCAGATGCAGATGATCTTCCAGGACCCCTATTCCTCGCTCAACCCGCGCATGCGCGTGGGCGACATCGTCGGCGAGGCCTTCTCCATCCACGGCCTCGCCAGCGGCGCGGAGCGGGAGAAGCGGGTCGCCGAGATCCTGCAGCGCTGCGGCCTGCGCCCCGACGTGATCGATCGCTACCCCCACGAATTCTCCGGCGGCCAGCGGCAGCGCATCGGCATCGCCAGGGCGCTGGCCGTCTCGCCCAAGCTCGTGGTGGCGGACGAGCCGATCTCGGCGCTCGACGTCTCGATCCAGGCGCAGATCGTCAACCTGCTCCTCGATCTGCAGGCGGAGTTCCAGCTCACCTACGTCTTCGTCAGCCACGACCTCAAGGTGGTGGAGTTCATCGCCGACCGGGTGGCGGTGATGTACCTCGGCAGGATCGTGGAGATCGCGCCGGCGGCGCGGATCTATTCGGACCCGAGCCATCCCTACACACAGGCGCTCCTCTCCGCGGTGCCCACGGTCGATCCGGCGAAGCGGCGCAGGCGCGTCATCCTCGAGGGCGACGTGCCCAGCCCGATGAACCCGCCCTCCGGCTGCGCCTTCCATCCCCGCTGCCCCGAGGCGGGGAAGCGCTGCACCGAGGAGACGCCGCAGCTCGTCGATCGCGGCGACGGCCACGCCACCGCCTGCTTCCTCGCCGATCCCGCCGGCACCGGTGTGAAGCTCCGGCAGGTCTCCGCGGCCTGA
- a CDS encoding biliverdin-producing heme oxygenase, whose amino-acid sequence MVRAQIKQATASLHEALEGEMPLARQAPALADYVAHLALLHEVYAPLEPLITPHLPAELRGWDKAPLLRADLLDLGREPEGLAAASIDFCEAGEPFALGCFYVLEGATLGGTVIRRRLASQAPWFADAPRRFLSSEPARWPRFVRILDERGAADPAAAERGARATFAALLAAARRNGG is encoded by the coding sequence ATGGTGCGCGCACAGATCAAGCAGGCCACCGCCTCCCTGCACGAGGCGCTCGAGGGCGAGATGCCCCTGGCACGGCAGGCCCCGGCGCTTGCCGACTACGTGGCCCACCTCGCCCTCCTCCACGAGGTCTACGCCCCCCTCGAGCCCCTGATCACCCCCCACCTCCCCGCCGAGCTGCGGGGCTGGGACAAGGCGCCCCTCCTCCGGGCCGACCTCCTCGACCTGGGCAGGGAGCCCGAGGGTCTCGCCGCGGCGTCGATCGATTTCTGCGAAGCCGGCGAGCCCTTCGCCCTCGGCTGCTTCTACGTGCTCGAGGGGGCGACCCTCGGCGGCACGGTGATCCGCCGCCGCCTCGCCTCCCAAGCGCCCTGGTTCGCCGACGCCCCGCGCCGCTTCCTCTCCAGCGAGCCTGCACGCTGGCCGCGCTTCGTGCGGATCCTCGACGAGCGGGGCGCGGCGGATCCGGCTGCCGCCGAACGGGGCGCGCGGGCCACCTTCGCCGCGCTGCTCGCCGCGGCCAGGAGGAATGGGGGATGA
- a CDS encoding MFS transporter — MRVALFYFVLYTSVGIILPYLPPYYRSLGFSGKEIALAVSLQPLLTIVVPPIWGYLADRTRRPVWLLQVATTGAALAFVPMFFADTVAAVVATLALFSVFSTPLGSLIDSVAVVEARRIGTDYARLRLWGSLGFVAASFCFGQWLAHGGGEAKDAVWWALTGIVGYAIVSRGVRPPPVEAGLEFAPPPSLNEAAQLLRRPAVVLFLVAAMVHWSALAPYHMLFALHLDALGASATAVGAGFAAAVAAEVVVMWRFRDLAKRLPLEPILLLAFASGTLRWLLTAVLDSGLPIAAVQVLHGLTYGAFFIGSIVWLDREIPERLRATGRALFAASVFGLGGVLGNALAGTLFDLGGARLAFLAGSGLDLVPIALILVATRLGRGATAADGAMAPQRS; from the coding sequence ATGCGGGTCGCGCTCTTCTACTTCGTGCTCTACACCTCGGTCGGGATCATCCTTCCGTACCTGCCGCCCTATTACCGGTCGCTCGGCTTCAGCGGAAAGGAGATCGCGCTGGCGGTCTCGCTGCAGCCGCTCCTCACCATCGTGGTGCCGCCGATCTGGGGCTACCTCGCCGATCGCACCAGGCGGCCGGTGTGGCTGCTGCAGGTCGCCACCACCGGCGCCGCGCTGGCCTTCGTGCCGATGTTCTTCGCCGACACGGTGGCGGCAGTGGTCGCCACGCTGGCGCTCTTCTCGGTCTTCTCCACGCCGCTCGGATCGCTCATCGACAGCGTGGCGGTGGTGGAGGCCCGGCGGATCGGCACCGACTACGCGCGGCTGCGGCTCTGGGGCTCGCTGGGCTTCGTCGCCGCTTCGTTCTGCTTCGGGCAGTGGCTCGCCCACGGCGGCGGCGAGGCGAAGGACGCGGTCTGGTGGGCGCTCACCGGGATCGTCGGCTACGCGATCGTCTCCCGCGGGGTGCGCCCGCCGCCGGTGGAGGCAGGGCTGGAGTTCGCGCCGCCGCCCTCGCTCAACGAGGCGGCGCAGCTCCTCCGCCGGCCCGCGGTGGTGCTCTTCCTGGTGGCGGCGATGGTCCATTGGTCGGCGCTCGCGCCCTACCACATGCTCTTCGCCCTCCACCTCGACGCGCTGGGGGCGAGCGCCACTGCGGTGGGGGCGGGGTTCGCCGCTGCGGTGGCAGCCGAGGTGGTGGTGATGTGGCGCTTCCGCGACCTGGCGAAGCGGCTGCCCCTCGAGCCGATCCTGCTCCTCGCCTTCGCCTCCGGCACGCTCCGCTGGCTCCTCACCGCCGTCCTCGACAGCGGCCTGCCCATCGCCGCGGTCCAGGTGCTCCACGGCCTCACCTACGGCGCCTTCTTCATCGGCTCCATCGTCTGGCTCGACCGGGAGATCCCCGAGCGGCTGCGGGCGACGGGGCGGGCGCTCTTCGCCGCCTCGGTTTTCGGCCTCGGCGGCGTCCTCGGCAACGCGCTCGCCGGCACGCTCTTCGACCTCGGCGGCGCGCGCCTCGCCTTCCTGGCGGGGAGCGGCCTCGATCTCGTGCCGATCGCGCTGATCCTCGTGGCGACGCGGCTGGGCCGCGGCGCCACGGCAGCGGATGGGGCGATGGCGCCGCAGCGCAGTTAG
- a CDS encoding ATP-binding protein, which produces MTVDLEACAREPIRIPGAIQPHGLLLVADTSGRLLQASANTGEWLGETPEALHGRELHELLGPGFDAILATPDKPFSVVLRGRQVEAVAHRADGRLLLEIEAAVGHADPLEGFLDVCAAVERFTGEGLDTLLAEVATEVRRITGFDRVMIYRFDPAWNGEVVAESLREGVESYFGLHYPASDIPAQARELYATTWIRLIPDADAAPVPLVPLLDPESGLPRDLSRAALRSVSPVHLQYLRNMGVGASMSISLLPGGKLWGLVACHHLGPRRVPLQVRAACELLGRIVSGEIVGRQREESAVLRLRQRSAQAALVERIGAAEDPLGALAADPALLATVEADGAAILEEGRVLRTGEVPPGAVLDAIHRWLCALPAEDLQRTDRLPSLLPAAAPHADTASGLLAMPLTSARESWLVFFRGERLRTVTWGGDPNKPAVDELTPRHSFAAWKETARGTSLPWGSEAIEGAVALRSALVEIVFRHAAAVRRLNEALARSNEELDAFAAMASHDLQEPLRGIRQAAAILQDDLGAHLGADRRWLDTIQRLADKSQAMLVDLFEYARVGRIDLAVRDVDLQVLVEDVIDLLHGRLVQSAVEIRLPAPLPVVRCDEVRVRQLFVNLLSNAIKYADKPVPWVEIGCVGGAPPAFYVKDNGIGILPEEQASIFEMFRRLHPPGAYGGGSGAGLAIAARIVERHGGRIWIDSKPGAGSTFYFTLAPPAD; this is translated from the coding sequence ATGACGGTCGATCTCGAGGCCTGCGCGCGCGAGCCGATCCGGATCCCGGGGGCGATCCAGCCCCACGGTCTCCTCCTCGTCGCCGACACCTCGGGACGCCTCCTCCAGGCGAGCGCGAACACCGGCGAATGGCTGGGCGAGACGCCGGAGGCCCTCCACGGCAGGGAGCTGCACGAGCTGCTCGGCCCCGGCTTCGACGCGATCCTCGCCACGCCGGACAAGCCGTTCTCGGTCGTCCTCCGCGGCAGGCAGGTGGAAGCGGTGGCCCACCGTGCCGATGGCCGCCTCCTCCTCGAGATCGAGGCGGCGGTCGGGCATGCCGATCCGCTCGAGGGCTTCCTCGACGTCTGCGCCGCGGTGGAGCGGTTCACCGGGGAGGGGCTCGACACGCTCCTCGCCGAGGTGGCAACGGAGGTCCGCCGGATCACGGGCTTCGACCGGGTGATGATCTACCGCTTCGATCCGGCCTGGAACGGCGAGGTGGTGGCCGAGTCCCTTCGCGAAGGGGTGGAGAGCTACTTCGGCCTCCACTACCCGGCCTCCGACATCCCGGCGCAGGCGCGCGAGCTCTACGCCACGACCTGGATCCGGCTCATCCCGGATGCCGACGCGGCGCCCGTGCCCCTGGTGCCGCTCCTCGATCCCGAAAGCGGCCTGCCCCGCGACCTCTCCCGGGCGGCGCTGCGCAGCGTCTCGCCGGTCCACCTCCAATACCTGCGCAACATGGGCGTCGGCGCCTCGATGTCGATCTCCCTGCTGCCCGGCGGCAAGCTCTGGGGCCTGGTGGCCTGCCACCACCTCGGCCCCCGCCGCGTGCCCCTGCAGGTTCGCGCCGCCTGCGAGCTCCTCGGCCGCATCGTCTCCGGGGAGATCGTCGGTCGCCAGCGCGAGGAATCCGCGGTGCTCCGGCTCCGCCAGCGGAGCGCGCAGGCAGCGCTGGTGGAGCGGATTGGCGCAGCGGAGGATCCCCTGGGGGCGCTCGCCGCGGATCCGGCGCTCCTCGCCACGGTGGAGGCGGACGGCGCCGCGATCCTCGAGGAGGGGCGCGTGCTCCGCACAGGCGAGGTGCCCCCAGGCGCCGTACTCGACGCGATCCACCGCTGGCTCTGCGCGCTGCCCGCGGAGGATCTCCAGCGCACCGATCGCCTCCCCTCGCTCCTTCCCGCTGCGGCGCCCCACGCCGACACGGCGAGCGGGCTCCTCGCCATGCCCCTCACCTCCGCCCGGGAGAGCTGGCTCGTCTTCTTCCGGGGCGAACGGCTCCGCACCGTCACCTGGGGCGGCGATCCCAACAAGCCCGCGGTGGACGAGCTCACGCCGCGCCACTCCTTCGCCGCGTGGAAGGAGACGGCCCGGGGCACCAGCCTCCCGTGGGGCAGCGAGGCGATCGAGGGGGCGGTGGCGCTGCGCAGCGCGTTGGTGGAGATCGTCTTCCGCCACGCTGCGGCGGTCCGCAGGCTGAACGAGGCGCTGGCCCGGAGCAACGAGGAGCTCGACGCCTTCGCGGCGATGGCCTCCCACGATCTCCAGGAGCCGCTCCGGGGGATCCGCCAGGCGGCGGCGATCCTGCAGGACGATCTCGGCGCGCATCTCGGCGCCGACCGCAGATGGCTCGACACCATCCAGCGCCTCGCCGACAAGAGCCAGGCGATGCTCGTCGATCTCTTCGAGTACGCGCGGGTCGGCAGGATCGATCTCGCCGTGCGCGACGTCGATCTGCAGGTGCTCGTCGAGGACGTGATCGATCTCCTCCACGGCAGGCTGGTCCAGTCCGCGGTGGAGATCCGCCTGCCCGCGCCGCTGCCGGTGGTGCGCTGCGACGAAGTGCGGGTCCGGCAGCTCTTCGTGAACCTGCTCTCCAACGCGATCAAATATGCGGACAAACCGGTGCCCTGGGTGGAGATTGGCTGCGTCGGCGGCGCGCCGCCGGCCTTCTACGTGAAGGACAACGGCATCGGGATCCTGCCCGAGGAGCAGGCGTCGATCTTCGAGATGTTCCGTCGGCTCCATCCGCCGGGCGCGTACGGCGGCGGCAGCGGCGCGGGTCTCGCCATCGCCGCCCGCATCGTCGAACGCCACGGCGGCAGGATCTGGATCGACTCGAAGCCCGGCGCGGGAAGCACCTTCTATTTCACCCTGGCGCCACCTGCGGACTGA
- a CDS encoding ABC transporter permease codes for MTAPASTPRTGAPLPPAPVAPAPAERVRSRSYGQVVWSQFRHSRLNLVALALIGALALVALLADFIASDMPILMRYQGQLYVLPNLADAAERPPELRRHSPDSLLDAMGPEDWALLTPVGRGPLDADVINRLEGPSARHWLGTDSIGRDVLARIVHGTRISLSVGVVSVSLYVLIGIFLGALAGYYRGWTDVIVSRLIEVKMVFPTFFLILTIMGIVERPTIWHVMLVIGLTGWPGVARLIRGEILRVRELDFVAATRALGGSDRRIVLRHVIPNAIGPVFVAATFGVAGAILTESSLSFLGFGTPPPTASWGELLTQAYENAVTAGAWWLTVFPGLAIFLTVTAYNLVGEGLRDAMDPRLKR; via the coding sequence ATGACCGCACCTGCCTCCACTCCGCGTACCGGTGCACCGCTTCCGCCTGCGCCGGTGGCGCCGGCGCCCGCGGAGCGCGTGCGCTCCCGCAGCTACGGGCAGGTGGTCTGGTCGCAGTTCCGCCACTCGAGGCTCAACCTCGTCGCGCTCGCCCTGATCGGCGCGCTGGCGTTGGTGGCCCTGCTCGCCGACTTCATCGCCTCCGACATGCCGATCCTGATGCGCTACCAGGGGCAGCTCTACGTGCTGCCCAACCTGGCGGACGCAGCGGAGCGGCCGCCGGAGCTGCGGCGCCACTCGCCCGACTCGCTCCTCGACGCGATGGGGCCCGAGGATTGGGCGCTGCTCACGCCGGTGGGGCGGGGGCCCCTCGACGCCGACGTGATCAACCGCCTCGAGGGGCCGAGTGCGCGCCATTGGCTCGGCACCGACTCGATCGGCCGCGACGTCCTCGCCCGGATCGTCCACGGCACCCGGATCTCGCTTTCGGTGGGCGTGGTCTCGGTGAGCCTCTACGTGCTCATCGGGATCTTCCTCGGCGCGCTGGCGGGCTACTACCGCGGCTGGACCGACGTGATCGTCTCCCGGCTGATCGAGGTGAAGATGGTCTTCCCCACCTTCTTCCTCATCCTCACGATCATGGGCATCGTCGAGCGCCCCACGATCTGGCACGTGATGCTGGTGATCGGCCTCACCGGCTGGCCCGGGGTGGCGCGCCTCATCCGCGGCGAGATCCTCCGGGTCCGGGAGCTCGACTTCGTCGCAGCCACCCGGGCACTCGGTGGCAGCGACCGACGGATCGTGCTGCGGCACGTGATCCCCAACGCCATCGGTCCCGTCTTCGTGGCGGCGACATTCGGCGTCGCCGGCGCGATCCTCACCGAGAGCTCGCTCTCCTTCCTCGGCTTCGGCACGCCGCCGCCCACCGCGTCCTGGGGCGAGCTCCTGACCCAGGCCTACGAAAACGCCGTCACCGCCGGCGCCTGGTGGCTCACCGTCTTCCCCGGCCTCGCGATCTTCCTCACCGTCACCGCCTACAACCTGGTGGGCGAGGGGCTCCGCGACGCCATGGATCCACGCCTGAAGCGCTAG
- a CDS encoding ABC transporter permease → MGTYLARRLLLMIPTLLGITLITFVVIHMAPGDPVTVAMGGEVQQGSMSAEAIEHFRKEMHLDDPLLVQYGRWIGRILTLDFGTSWRTGRPVLEQIAERLPVTMGLGAAALFFVYLAGLPLGILSAVKQGSLRDRVTTVGLFVLYSLPSFWIGTLAILYLGGGKYWDVIPVQGLRSPDHDELSGLSQVADVLWHAVTPVVLLGYASLASVSRYMRTGMLEVIRQDYIRTARAKGLSERVVVYKHALRNSLIPILSHLGLMVPFLIGGSVIVERLFGIPGMGQLMFQSILARDYSLIMGISTVTAVITMFGILATDLLYAVVDPRISYGGKK, encoded by the coding sequence GTGGGTACCTACCTGGCCCGCCGCCTGCTCCTGATGATTCCGACGCTGCTCGGCATCACGCTGATCACCTTCGTCGTGATCCACATGGCGCCGGGTGATCCCGTCACCGTCGCCATGGGCGGCGAGGTGCAGCAGGGCTCGATGAGCGCCGAGGCGATCGAGCATTTCCGCAAGGAGATGCACCTCGACGATCCGCTGCTGGTGCAATACGGCCGGTGGATCGGCCGCATCCTCACCCTCGACTTCGGCACCTCGTGGCGGACCGGCCGCCCGGTGCTGGAGCAGATCGCCGAGCGGCTTCCGGTGACGATGGGCCTGGGCGCGGCAGCGCTCTTCTTCGTCTACCTGGCGGGCCTGCCCCTCGGGATCCTGAGCGCGGTGAAGCAGGGGAGCCTGCGGGATCGCGTGACCACGGTCGGTCTCTTCGTCCTCTACTCGCTGCCCTCGTTCTGGATCGGCACCCTCGCCATCCTCTACCTCGGCGGCGGGAAATACTGGGACGTGATCCCGGTGCAGGGGCTGCGCTCGCCGGACCACGACGAGCTCTCCGGCCTCTCGCAGGTGGCCGACGTGCTCTGGCACGCGGTGACGCCGGTGGTGCTCCTCGGCTACGCCTCTCTCGCCAGCGTCTCGCGCTACATGCGCACCGGCATGCTCGAGGTGATCCGCCAGGACTACATCCGCACCGCGCGGGCCAAGGGGCTCTCGGAGCGGGTGGTGGTCTACAAACACGCGCTGCGCAACTCGCTGATCCCGATCCTCTCGCACCTGGGCCTGATGGTGCCCTTCCTCATCGGCGGCTCGGTGATCGTGGAGCGCCTCTTCGGCATCCCGGGCATGGGGCAGCTGATGTTCCAATCGATCCTCGCCCGCGACTACTCGCTGATCATGGGGATCAGCACCGTCACCGCGGTGATCACCATGTTCGGCATCCTCGCCACCGACCTGCTCTACGCCGTGGTCGATCCCCGCATCTCCTACGGAGGCAAGAAATGA
- a CDS encoding sensor histidine kinase, which translates to MSDALHVLIVDDSETDRAWSRRLLERDRTRRWIVAEAASPNEAEDALRAGGIDAVLLDLHLPDGEGAALLQRLRAAARGPLGWVMLTGAGDEELATEMLKAGAHDYLPKRDLAPQRLRQALAQAAERARLRAAAEVAQERLGILVEVWPELAPQRDPRTIASFVTARAAASCRCEAAFELVDDTGAATPVARANERGPVELDAPFPQRPAYRPSELEEVGRTLGDGATWLAMPARRRGRTWGVLLLWRPAGTGWPRGDRAFAGALADRAAVALDRSALFHDLQEALHTRDELVSMASHDLRTPLTMIQATAESLERRPDDPAHVARQAARILRSTRAMTRLVEEILDTARIQQGGSLPLRCVAFDLVAVVHEKLQQLEALSTSHRFVFHAAPGSLPVRLDLARIDRVLDNLIGNAIKYSPAGGTVAIRLLLHGDEVVLSVRDEGIGIPAGDLPRIFERYHRAKNAASRFAGSGIGLSSAARVVEAHGGRIEVESAEGSGTTFTVHLPLTGPCRPGDREGA; encoded by the coding sequence ATGTCCGACGCGCTGCACGTGCTCATCGTCGACGACAGCGAGACCGACAGGGCGTGGTCCCGGCGGCTTTTGGAGCGGGACCGCACGCGGCGCTGGATCGTCGCCGAGGCTGCGTCGCCGAACGAAGCGGAAGACGCGCTGCGCGCCGGCGGGATCGACGCGGTGCTCCTCGATCTCCACCTGCCGGACGGAGAGGGAGCGGCGCTGCTCCAACGGCTGCGCGCTGCAGCGCGCGGTCCGCTCGGCTGGGTGATGCTCACCGGCGCCGGGGACGAGGAGCTCGCCACCGAGATGCTCAAGGCCGGCGCCCACGACTACCTGCCGAAGCGCGATCTCGCCCCGCAGCGACTCCGGCAGGCCCTGGCGCAGGCTGCCGAGCGCGCCAGGCTCCGCGCCGCAGCCGAGGTGGCGCAGGAGCGCCTGGGGATCCTGGTGGAGGTCTGGCCGGAGCTCGCCCCGCAACGCGATCCCCGCACCATCGCCAGCTTCGTGACCGCCCGCGCCGCTGCCAGCTGCCGGTGCGAGGCGGCCTTCGAGCTGGTGGACGACACCGGGGCGGCGACGCCGGTGGCGCGGGCGAACGAACGGGGTCCGGTGGAGCTCGATGCTCCCTTCCCCCAGCGACCTGCCTACCGGCCGAGCGAGCTCGAGGAGGTAGGCAGGACCCTCGGCGACGGCGCGACGTGGCTCGCCATGCCGGCGCGGCGGCGCGGTCGCACCTGGGGCGTCCTGCTCCTCTGGCGGCCAGCAGGCACGGGCTGGCCCAGAGGCGATCGCGCCTTCGCCGGCGCGCTGGCGGATCGGGCAGCGGTCGCTCTCGATCGCAGCGCGCTCTTCCACGATCTCCAGGAGGCGCTGCACACCCGCGACGAGCTCGTCTCGATGGCCTCTCACGATCTTCGGACGCCGCTCACCATGATCCAGGCGACGGCGGAGAGCCTGGAGCGCCGGCCCGACGATCCGGCGCACGTCGCCCGGCAGGCTGCGCGGATCCTGCGCAGCACCCGCGCCATGACCCGCCTCGTCGAGGAAATCCTCGACACCGCGCGGATCCAACAGGGGGGAAGCCTGCCCTTGCGCTGCGTCGCCTTCGATCTGGTGGCGGTGGTCCACGAGAAGCTCCAGCAGCTGGAGGCGCTCTCCACGAGCCACCGCTTCGTCTTCCACGCTGCGCCGGGCTCGCTCCCGGTCCGTCTCGATCTGGCACGGATCGACCGCGTCCTCGACAACCTGATCGGCAACGCGATCAAATACAGCCCCGCCGGCGGGACCGTGGCGATCCGCCTCCTGCTCCACGGCGACGAGGTCGTCCTCTCGGTGCGGGACGAGGGGATCGGGATCCCCGCCGGGGATCTGCCGCGCATCTTCGAGCGCTACCACCGGGCGAAGAACGCTGCCAGTCGCTTCGCCGGCAGCGGCATCGGCCTCTCGAGCGCCGCGCGGGTGGTGGAGGCCCACGGCGGCAGGATCGAGGTGGAGAGCGCCGAAGGCAGCGGCACCACCTTCACGGTGCACCTTCCCCTCACCGGTCCCTGCCGACCAGGCGATCGGGAGGGAGCGTGA
- a CDS encoding ABC transporter ATP-binding protein, with the protein MPLLSIEGLETRFTSDGKSFLAVDGVSIAVERGQTVGVVGESGCGKSVTALSVMRLIPDPPGRIVGGRIVFDGENLLEKSEAQMRRIRGKRIGMIFQEPMTSLNPVFTVGDQIGEALRLHEGMSRAQAKERAVDLLRLVGIPAPEDRVERYPHEMSGGMRQRVMIAMALACNPDLLIADEPTTALDVTIQAQILDLIRRLQAERNMAVLLITHDLGVVAETCEQVVVMYAGKVVETAPADALFAAPRHPYTAGLLRSIPGAAGAGERLQTIPGVVPSLGNLPAGCRFRARCDRAIARCAEEEPKLVVLGQSSAACHNPVPASSEEAA; encoded by the coding sequence GTGCCGCTTCTCTCGATCGAGGGTCTCGAGACCCGCTTCACCTCCGACGGAAAGAGTTTCCTCGCCGTCGACGGCGTCTCCATCGCCGTGGAGCGCGGCCAGACCGTCGGCGTGGTGGGCGAGTCGGGCTGCGGCAAGAGCGTCACCGCGCTCTCGGTGATGCGCCTCATCCCCGACCCGCCGGGCCGCATCGTCGGCGGCAGGATTGTCTTCGATGGCGAGAACCTCCTCGAGAAGAGCGAGGCCCAGATGCGCCGGATCCGCGGCAAGCGGATCGGGATGATCTTCCAGGAGCCGATGACCTCGCTGAACCCGGTCTTCACCGTGGGCGATCAGATCGGCGAGGCGCTCCGGCTCCACGAGGGGATGAGCCGGGCGCAGGCGAAGGAGCGCGCCGTCGATCTGCTCCGCCTGGTCGGCATCCCCGCGCCGGAGGATCGCGTCGAGCGCTACCCCCACGAGATGTCGGGCGGCATGCGCCAGCGCGTGATGATCGCGATGGCGCTCGCCTGCAACCCCGACCTGCTCATCGCCGACGAGCCCACCACCGCTCTCGACGTCACCATCCAGGCGCAGATCCTCGATCTCATCCGCAGGCTCCAGGCCGAGCGGAACATGGCGGTGCTCCTCATCACCCACGACCTCGGCGTGGTGGCGGAGACCTGCGAGCAGGTGGTGGTGATGTACGCGGGCAAGGTGGTGGAGACGGCGCCTGCGGACGCGCTCTTCGCTGCGCCGCGCCACCCCTACACGGCAGGGCTGCTCCGCTCGATCCCCGGTGCAGCCGGGGCAGGGGAGCGCCTCCAGACCATCCCCGGCGTAGTGCCCTCCCTGGGCAACCTGCCGGCGGGCTGCCGCTTCCGCGCCCGCTGCGACAGGGCCATCGCCCGCTGCGCGGAGGAGGAGCCGAAGCTCGTCGTGCTCGGGCAGAGCAGCGCCGCCTGCCACAACCCCGTCCCTGCCAGCAGCGAGGAGGCCGCCTGA